From a region of the Paralichthys olivaceus isolate ysfri-2021 chromosome 4, ASM2471397v2, whole genome shotgun sequence genome:
- the nipbla gene encoding nipped-B-like protein A isoform X3, which translates to MNGDMPHVPITTLAGIASLTDLLNQLPLPSPLPATTTKSLLYNGRIAEEVTCLLGCRDENLASQLAHGLNQVSTEHIELKDNLGSDEPEGDAPLLLQTMLARNPGIFREKNVMQQPMVPPFKITQNSMHSPAQSTNFQPAAISPSPSSRFVSPQSGSSSRYMGQQNSPVPSPYTPQSPATGYIQQYPHQQPPSYNQHQQIQQVSVASPMVPGGIRNIHEGKVSGQMANAANHHSDRHGTEDYLNIVHRLGSEEGDSAMRNTSFPLRSPQPGCSPAGSEGTPKSGSRPPLILQSPPPYAPSPREGGPDQKQQLQQRKKTPAVKEEKDMYDIVSSPNKDSTKLTLKLSRVKSNESDPGDMPGMDQNSDNMEAELGFQQVPVLQQNLGARLQQISHQGGASGLQPPSSPYDEAELDALAEIERIEREAASEKCSKEVQDKDKPLKKRKQDSFPLEPGAGGPGGPTGAPGSGSTGGGNAGKLTPQEATAAGNGASRPPLMVSIDLQQAGRADGQLDPCLAAPIPALEAQRWPEEPASGPAAVEGSDTALRLKPDGRPEVIKNRVDKHDGRREGRDSSKHRHDEKSSDRRGEMPKSSNRGEHGRDRDRESDRDRRHRSETGGRDRRSPDPRCRSDRDRSGFRASSTGEPGRSSNRQDGSKPASSASGVKLPDSFPAQLLGGHSGALKNFQIPKIKRDKDSSGSTEGQMWGQPKVKLERLGLVKDFEKRPKPVVVLKKLSIDQIQRIIRHSKSGKNRISSGKSGKSGMDPAVLKELPPELLAEIESTMPLCERVKMNKRKRSTVNEKPKYAEVSSDDDFDANGESARKRQRREKDRSWEFEERERRGSGEHRKSGQRDGRRGSGSRYRDSEEEDSPPPSMSEIARKMKMKEKQKKRKAYEPKLTQEELMDSSTFKRFLTSIDNILENLEDVDFTAMAADDDEIPQELLLGKHQLNELGSESAKIKAMGISSRIPSDKLVKLLNILEKNIQDGSKLSTLMSHDHDAEDEEKLWRDLIMERVTKSADACLTALNIMTSTHMPKAVYIEDVIERVLQYTKFHLQNTLYPQYDPVYRVDPHGGGLLSSKAKRAKCSTHKQRVIVMLYNKVCDIVSNISELLEIQLLTDTTILQVSSMGITPFFVENVSELQLCAIKLVTAVFSRYEKHRQLILEEIFTSLARLPTSKRSLRNFRLNSSDQDGEPMYIQMVTALVLQLIQCVVHLPNDKDAFDEYDTKVDQDVLITNSYETAMRTAQNFLSVFLKKCGSKQGEEDYRPLFENFVQDLLSTVNRPEWPAAELLLSLLGRLLVHQFSNKQTEMALRVASLDYLGTVAARLRKDAVTSKMDQRSIDRILQQSQGNDETQQLQKALLDYLEENAETDASLVFARKFYIAQWFRDATTEAEKSMRNQNPKDEDSSDGPQHAKELESTGEIMQRAEKRKKFLRNIIKTMPSHFTTLKMNSDTVDYDDSCLIVRYLASMRPFAQSFDIYLTQILRVLGESAIAVRTKAMKCLSEVVAVDPSILARSDMQRGVHGRLMDNSTSVREAAVELLGKFVLSRPQLTEQYYDMLIERILDTGISVRKRVIKILRDICLEQPTFSKITEMCVRMIRRVNDEEGIKKLVNETFQKLWFTPTPAHDKETMTRKILNITDVVAACRDTGYDWFEQLLQNLLKSEEDASYKPAKKACVQLVDNLVEHILKYEESLSENKGVNSTRLVACITTLYLFSKIRAQLMVKHAMTMQPYLTTKCNTANDFMVICNVAKILELVVPLMEHPSETFLATIEEDLMKLIIKYGMTVVQHCVSCLGAVVNKVTHNYKFVWACFNRFYGALNKLKVQHHEDSNSATLVANKPFLLRSLFTVGALARHFDFDLEEFKGTNKVVIKEKVLELLLYFTKHEDEEVKTKAIIGLGFLVIMHPSQMFVPEVKTLYNGILADSASSINLKIQILKNLQTYLQEEDTRMQEADREWKKLSKQEDLKEMGDISSGMSSSIMQLYLKQVLEAFFHTQSSVRHFALNVIALTLNQGLIHPVQCVPYLIAMGTDPEPSMRNKADQQLVEIDKKYTGFIHMKAVAGMKMSYNLQQAINLSRKSIIRGFRQDETHSALCSHLFTMIRGNRQHRRAFLISLLNLYDDSAKTEVNMLLFIADNLACFPYQSQEEPLFIMHHIDITLSVSGSNLLQTFKELLLKEPRRKEKKVKKEWKNTSDGAHDEEKMNCDSPRSDDKENGNSNDDDNDDDDVVRRPKKARKPVATESSESESDLEDLDVDDAEKVMRLLPDNPGSLLDFANAVQGILLLLVLKQHLKNQYGFSDSKIQKYSPTESAKVYDKAVNRKNNVHFHPRQTIDFISNNMAHATLTDDIKKRIVKQYLDFKCLMEHLDPDEEDEEGEASASANIRNKAINALLGGSGPMSGPSPRNQAGPETDDDDSDGDERTPGSSRKSRRAGDSSDPGRMSETVEAMDVIALCCPKYKDRPQIARVVNKTSSGYSIHWMAGSYSGPWAEAKKRDGRKLVPWVDTIKESDIIYKKIALTSNHKLSNKVVQTLRSLYAAREGGAS; encoded by the exons ATGAATGGGGATATGCCTCATGTTCCCATCACCACTCTCGCTGGGATCGCTAGCTTAACAGACT TGTTGAACCAGCTAcccctcccttcccctctccCGGCCACCACCACTAAGAGCCTCCTATACAATGGGAGGATCGCAGAGGAAGTTACCTGCCTGCTGGGCTGTCGGGATGAGAATCTGGCCTCCCAGCTAGCCCATGGCCTCAACCAGGTGTCCACAGAGCACAT AGAGCTGAAGGACAACCTGGGTAGCGATGAGCCAGAGGGAGATGCACCACTGTTGCTGCAGACCATGCTGGCCAGGAACCCTGGCATCTTCAGGGAGAAAA ATGTGATGCAGCAGCCAATGGTACCACCATTCAAGATCACCCAGAATTCCATGCATAGCCCTGCCCAGTCTACAAACTTCCAGCCGGCTGCAATTTCTCCCAGTCCATCAAG TCGGTTTGTTTCGCCTCAGAGTGGGTCCAGTAGCCGGTACATGGGCCAGCAGAACAGTCCAGTACCCAGCCCCTACACTCCTCAAAGCCCCGCAACTGGTTACATACAGCAGTATCCCCACCAACAACCACCCAGCTATAACCAACACCAACAGATACAACAAG tGTCTGTAGCCAGTCCCATGGTTCCTGGTGGCATACGAAATATCCACGAGGGCAAAGTATCGGGGCAGATGGCCAATGCTGCCAACCACCACTCAGACAGACATGGCACTGAGGACTACCTTAACATTGTACACCGACTGGGCAGCGAG GAGGGTGACTCTGCCATGAGGAATACATCTTTCCCTCTGAGGTCTCCACAGCCTGGCTGCTCCCCAGCAGGGAGTGAAGGAACGCCCAAAT CTGGTTCTCGCCCCCCGCTGATTCTGCAGTCACCACCCCCCTATGCACCCTCACCGAGGGAGGGAGGCCCTGACCAGAAACAGCAGCTCCAGCAAAGGAAGAAAACCCCAGCggtgaaagaggagaaggacatGTACGATATTGTCAGCTCGCCAAACAAGGACTCGACGAAACTCACCCTCAAACTGTCCCGGGTCAAGTCAAATGAGTCCGATCCAG GTGACATGCCGGGTATGGACCAGAACTCAGACAACATGGAGGCAGAACTGGGCTTTCAGCAAGTTCCTGTTCTTCAGCAAAACCTAGGAGCTCGGCTGCAACAGATCTCCCACCAAGGTGGTGCCAGTGGTCTCCAGCCTCCCAGTTCCCCTTATGACGAGGCAGAGCTGGATGCCCTTGCTGAAATCGAAAGGATAGAACGAGAAGCGGCTAGTGAGAAGTGTTCCAAGGAAGTGCAGGATAAAG ACAAGCCtttgaagaagagaaaacaggacTCTTTTCCCCTGGAGCCAGGAGCAGGTGGGCCAGGTGGCCCCACAGGTGCCCCAGGAAGTGGATCAACAGGCGGGGGAAATGCTGGCAAACTAACCCCACAAGAGGCCACCGCAGCTGGGAACGGTGCCAGCCGCCCTCCCCTCATGGTGAGCATCGATCTTCAGCAGGCAGGCCGAGCTGATGGCCAGCTTGACCCCTGTTTGGCTGCCCCTATTCCAGCCCTTGAGGCCCAACGCTGGCCTGAAGAACCAGCTAGTGGGCCGGCTGCTGTGGAAGGTTCTGACACAGCTTTACGGTTGAAACCAGATGGGCGACCGGAAGTCATCAAGAACAGGGTTGATAAACATGACGGCAGGAGAGAAGGTCGGGATTCATCAAAGCACCGACACGATGAGAAATCCTCGGACAGACGAGGAGAGATGCCAAAGTCATCAAACCGTGGGGAACACGGACGAGACAGGGACCGAGAATCTGACAGAGATAGGAGGCATCGGAGCGAGACTGGTGGTCGAGACCGACGTTCTCCTGACCCTCGCTGCCGCAGTGACAGAGATAGGTCTGGCTTCCGGGCTTCTTCCACTGGAGAGCCTGGTCGGAGCAGCAATAGGCAAGATGGTTCCAAACCAGCCTCGTCTGCTTCTGGTGTTAAACTTCCAGATTCCTTCCCTGCTCAGCTCCTGGGAGGGCATAGTGGCGCACTGAAGAACTTCCAGATCCCTAAG atcaAACGGGATAAGGATAGCAGTGGGTCAACTGAAGGTCAAATGTGGGGCCAGCCCAAGGTGAAACTGGAGCGGCTTGGTTTGGTGAAGGACTTTGAGAAGAGGCCAAAACCTGTAGTGGTTCTAAAAAAGCTCTCCATCGACCAGATTCAGAGGATCATACGGCACAGCAAGTCTGGAAAGAACAGGATCTCATCAGGAAAGTCTGGCAAAA GTGGTATGGACCCAGCAGTTCTGAAGGAACtgcctccagagctgctggCAGAGATCGAGTCAACCATGCCCCTGTGTGAAAGAGTAAAGATGAACAAGAGGAAACGAAGCACTGTAAATGAGAAGCCCAAATATGCTGAGGTCAGCTCAGATGACGACTTTGACGCAAACGGAGAGT CTGCAAGGAAAAGGCAGCGACGAGAAAAAGACCGATCCTGGGAATTTGAAGAGAGGGAGCGCCGGGGCTCAGGGGAACATCGGAAAAGCGGGCAAAGAGACGGCAGGCGAGGCTCTGGCAGTCGCTATCGAGACTCTGAAGAGGAAGATTCACCGCCTCCCAGCATGAGTGAAA TTGCCAGAAAAatgaagatgaaggagaagcagaagaaacGGAAAGCGTATGAACCCAAGCTGACCCAAGAAGAGTTGATGGACTCGTCCACATTCAAGAGGTTCTTAACAAGTATTGACAACATCCTGGAGAATCTGGAGGATGTGGATTTCACTGCCATGG cagcagatgATGATGAGATACCTCAGGAGCTGCTGCTCGGGAAACACCAGTTGAATGAGCTGGGCAGCGAGTCTGCCAAGATTAAGGCCATGGGCATCTCCAGCAGG ATCCCATCAGACAAGCTGGTGAAGCTATTAAACATACTGGAGAAGAATATCCAGGATGGATCCAAGCTTTCCACCCTGATGAGCCAT GACCATGATGCTGAAGATGAGGAGAAACTTTGGAGAGACCTGATAATGGAGCGAGTCACAAAGTCTGCAGACGCCTGTCTGACAGCTCTTAACATCATGACCTCAACACACATGCCGAAGGCTGTCTACATAGAGGACGTCATTGAGCGGGTGCTACAATACACCAAGTTCCATCTTCAGAACACACTGTATCCACAGTATGACCCGGTCTACAGGGTGGACCCACATGGAG GTGGCTTGTTGAGCTCCAAGGCAAAGCGTGCGAAATGCTCCACACATAAGCAACGAGTGATCGTCATGTTGTACAACAAAGTGTGCGACATCGTCAGCAACATTTCTGAGCTCCTAGAGATCCAACTACTTACAGACACCACCATCCTCCAG GTTTCTTCGATGGGAATCACTCCATTCTTTGTGGAGAATGtcagtgagctgcagctgtgtgccATTAAACTAGTTACAGCA GTGTTCTCGCGCTATGAGAAGCATCGGCAGCTGATCTTGGAGGAGATCTTTACCTCTTTAGCCAGACTGCCCACCAGCAAACGCTCCCTCAGGAATTTCAG GCTGAACAGCTCAGACCAAGATGGCGAGCCGATGTACATCCAAATGGTGACGGCTCTGGTGCTGCAACTGATCCAGTGTGTGGTTCACCTCCCTAATGACAAGGACGCTTTCGATGAGTATGACACCAAG GTGGATCAAGACGTGTTAATAACCAACTCGTATGAGACGGCAATGAGAACAGCACAAAACTTCCTTTCAGTCTTCCTCAAAAA GTGTGGCAGCAAGCAGGGAGAAGAAGATTACCGGCCGTTGTTTGAGAACTTTGTCCAGGACCTGCTCTCAACAGTGAATAGGCCAGAGTGgcctgctgcagagctgcttctCAGTCTGCTTGGTAGACTACTG GTCCACCAGTTCAGtaataaacagacagaaatggCTCTGAGAGTAGCATCTCTGGACTACCTGGGCACAGTGGCCGCCCGTCTGAGGAAGGATGCAGTCACCAGCAAGATGGACCAGAGATCAATTGATCGTATTCTACAACAG TCTCAAGGTAACGATGAgacccagcagctgcagaaagCTTTACTGGACTACTTGGAAGAGAATGCTGAGACAGACGCTTCACTGGTG TTTGCTCGAAAGTTCTACATTGCCCAGTGGTTCCGGGACGCCACCACAGAGGCTGAGAAGTCCATGCGGAACCAGAATCCCAAGGATGAGGACTCATCGGATGGACCACAACACGCCAAGGAGCTGGAGAGCACCGGTGAAATTATGCAGCGTGCTGAGAAGCGCAAGAAGTTCCTGCGCAACATCATCAAGACCATGCCTTCTCATTTCACAACACTGAA AATGAACTCTGACACTGTGGACTACGATGACTCTTGCCTGATCGTGCGTTATTTGGCCTCCATGAGGCCGTTCGCCCAGAgctttgatatttatttaacacaG ATCTTGCGAGTCCTTGGGGAAAGTGCCATTGCTGTGAGGACTAAAGCCATGAAATGTCTGTCTGAGGTCGTGGCTGTGGACCCCAGCATCCTGGCAAGG TCTGACATGCAGCGTGGTGTCCATGGTCGTTTGATGGACAACTCCACCAGTGTGAGAGAGGCAGCTGTGGAGCTGCTCGGCAAATTCGTCCTCAGCAGACCCCAACTCACTGAACAGTACTATGACATGCTCATAGAGAGGATACTG GACACTGGTATCAGCGTAAGGAAACGGGTGATCAAGATCCTCCGAGACATCTGTCTGGAGCAGCCAACTTTCAGTAAGATTACTGAGATGTGTGTGAGGATGATCCGTCGAGTCAATGATGAAGAGGGTATCAAG AAATTGGTGAATGAGACATTCCAGAAGTTGTGGTTCACTCCGACACCAGCCCACGACAAAGAGACCATGACCAGAAAGATCCTGAACATCACTGATGTA GTCGCAGCGTGTCGAGACACCGGCTACGACTGGTTCGAGCAACTTCTTCAGAAT CTTCTCAAATCTGAAGAGGATGCATCATACAAACCAGCCAAAAAGGCCTGTGTTCAGCTAGTTGACAATCTAGTAGAACACATCCTCAAATACGAGGAGTCTCTTTCAG aGAACAAGGGTGTAAACTCGACACGGCTGGTGGCGTGTATCACCACCTTGTACTTGTTCAGCAAGATCAGGGCCCAGCTTATGGTCAAACATGCCATGACCATGCAACCCTACCTGACCACGAAGTGTAAC ACTGCCAATGACTTCATGGTCATCTGTAACGTGGCAAAGATCTTGGAACTTGTGGTACCCCTGATGGAGCACCCCAGTGAAACTTTCCTTGCCACCATCGAAGAAGACCTCATGAAGCTCATCATCAAATATGGCATGACT GTGGTCCAGCACTGTGTGAGCTGTCTTGGAGCTGTTGTTAACAAAGTGACACACAACTACAAGTTTGTCTGGGCTTGCTTCAACAGGTTTTATG gtgCACTTAACAAACTTAAGGTTCAGCATCATGAGGATTCTAACAGTGCAACGTTAGTAGCAAACAAGCCTTTCCTGCTGCGATCGCTCTTCACTGTGGGTGCCCTGGCCCGACACTTTGACTTTGATCTGGAGGAGTTCAAGGGCACCAACAAG GTTGTTATTAAGGAGAAAGTTCTCGAGCTGCTTCTATACTTCACCAAACATGAGGACGAGGAGGTCAAGACCAAAGCCATCATCGGCTTAG GCTTCCTTGTGATCATGCATCCCAGCCAGATGTTTGTGCCTGAGGTGAAGACATTGTACAATGGCATCCTGGCTGACAGCGCCTCCTCCATTAACCTCAAAATCCAGATCCTCAAAAACCTCCAAACATACCTTCAGGAGGAGGACACACGGATGCAGGAAGCGGACAGAGAAT gGAAGAAACTGTCCAAACAGGAGGATCTGAAGGAGATGGGTGACATTTCTTCAGGGATGAGCAGCTCAATAATGCAGCTTTATCTAAAACAGGTGTTGGAGGCATTCTTTCACACCCAGTCTAGTGTACGGCACTTTGCTCTCAACGTCATAGCTCTCACACTCAACCAGGGTCTCATCCATCCTGTACAG TGTGTACCCTACCTCATTGCAATGGGAACAGACCCAGAGCCCAGCATGAGGAACAAAGCTGACCAGCAGCTTGTGGAGATTGACAAGAAGTACACAGGATTCATCCAT ATGAAGGCAGTAGCTGGGATGAAGATGTCATACAACTTGCAGCAGGCCATCAATTTGTCTCGCAAGAGCATCATCAGAGGTTTCAGACAGGACGAGACTCACTCAGCACTCTGCTCGCACCTCTTCACTATGATCCGGGGGAACCGCCAGCACCGCAGGGCTTTTCTCATCTCACTGCTGAACCTCTATGACGACAGTGCT aaaaCGGAAGTGAACATGCTGCTGTTTATAGCAGACAACCTCGCCTGTTTCCCATACCAGAGCCAGGAGGAGCCTCTCTTCATCATGCACCACATAGACATCACCCTGTCTGTGTCTGGCAGCAACTTGTTGCAAACCTTCAAAGAG CTTTTGTTAAAAGAGCCGAGGCGTAAGGAGAAAAAGGTAAAGAAGGAATGGAAGAACACGTCAGATGGGGCGCATGATGAGGAGAAGATGAACTGTGATTCTCCAAGGAGCGACGACAAAGAAAACGGCAACAGTAATGATGACgataatgatgatgacgatgtGGTACGGCGGCCTAAAAAGGCCAGAAAACCTGTTGCAACAGAGTCCTCAGAGTCCGAGTCTGATCTTGAGGATCTGGATGTGGATGATGCGGAAAAAGTAATGAGGCTCCTCCCAGATAACCCTGGCAGTCTCTTGGACTTTGCTAACGCCGTTCAGGGCATCCTGTTGTTGCTGGTGCTCAAACAGCATCTGAAGAACCAGTATGGATTTTCTGACAG TAAAATTCAGAAGTACTCACCAACTGAATCAGCCAAGGTTTACGACAAAGCAGTGAACAGGAAAAACAACGTTCACTTCCACCCTCGACAAACCATTGACTTCATCTCCAACAACATGGCTCACGCCACGCTGACAGACGATATCAAGAAGCGGATAGTCAAACAGTACCTAGAC TTCAAGTGTCTGATGGAACATCTGGACCCAgacgaggaggatgaggagggagaagcgTCTGCCAGCGCTAACATCAGAAACAAAGCCATAAACGCCCTACTGGGAGGCTCCGGCCCCATGTCAGGACCCAGTCCACGCAATCAGGCAGGACCAgagacagatgatgatgatagtgatgGTGATGAAAGGACCCCGGGG tcCTCGCGAAAGTCAAGGCGAGCGGGTGACTCCTCGGACCCTGGCCGTATGAGCGAGACAGTGGAGGCAATGGATGTGATTGCCCTTTGCTGCCCCAAATACAAGGACCGGCCACAGATAGCTCGAGTCGTCAACAAGACCTCCAGCGGTTACAGCATCCACTGGATGGCAGGCTCCTACTCGGGGCCCTGGGCAGAGGCCAAGAAACGCGATGGCCGCAAACTGGTGCCTTGGGTGGACACTATTAAGGAGTCGGACATCATTTACAAGAAAATTGCCTTGACCAGCAACCACAAACTGAGCAACAAAGTAGTACAGACTTTACGCTCACTGTATGCAGCGCGGGAAGGGGGGGCTAGCTAA